GTGTTCTGGGTTGAATTTTGCcccactccccaacccccaccacacTCCCAAAGTCTTATGCTGAAATTCTAACCCCCAGTACTGTAGGGTGTGACCTTATtgggaaatagggtctttacagagatAATCAAGCTAAAGAGAGGTCATTAAGGTGGGCCCtgatccagtatgactggtgtttttataaaaaagggaaatttggacacagagacagacatacaTGAAGGAAAGACTAAGTGAAGAGACATAGGGTATGGTACGAATGACcaactgcaagccaaggagagaggtctggAATAGATCTTCCCTCATAGCCCttagaaggaaccaaccctgaccacaccttgattttggacttctagcctccagaactgttattgaagccacccagtccatggtactttgttatgcaTCACTAGCAGGTGAATATACCTAGGATATCTTAGAGGGCCAGATGACTATGGACAATAGAAGGTGCTTACTCTTTCCTCAGACATTTATTCCTATCTGACAGTACCTTCAACTACCCCACTGGCATTATTAGAATTCATCTCTACCAATTTAAGTTCCTTTCAGGACATGATTCAGTCTTCTCAGCAAATACCAGACGTATGTGGGCTAATAGGAAACATCAACCTGTAACacctacaaataaaaacaagtatcTGGGAAATTTGGCAATATAGATCAAAAGCATGAAAAGCCTTTATGTCCTCCTGTACTATCTAGTTCCAAAGACATATTCATGGGTGGACACAAAAATTGAAGTAGGAGGTATATCAGAGTTattattaatacaaaaaaaattgaaaaaaatgccaaaaaatggAAAGGGACTGATTGCACAATAGACGATTCATTAAATAAAAGAGTTATCTTGACATAATAAAATACCGTGTAGccattaaaatgcagattaaaaaatatgtactgaCATAGAAAAttcccaaaatatatttcaaataaaataagccaactataaaataaaatgatcccaTGTTTgaaaggggagggcaggggaagaaatGTTACTACTTTTCTTTGCTTTGTAGACTCATGGGCGATTTTATTGTCTTAAGTAgcagtattttctaaattctctacaaaaaaaacatgaaatcctgttataattagaaaaaaacccTTGGGTAtaagaattcataaaataattcttataggAATGATCTTGAGATAATTTGGCCTACTTTTGAATTTATGTAACTTTTGTTTTCACATAATGCACATACATAAAAGCATACAaatcataaatgtatatatagcaTGATGAATTTTCAAAGTCAAATATCCATGTAACCAAGCTCCCAGATAAAAAATTTGAGCAATATTAGTAACCTAGAGATTTCCTTCATGCTCCCTCCTGTAACTATCCCCTAAAGGTAACTGCTCTTCTATCTTCTAATACCATTATtagttttccctattttttagttttatgtaaatacatatactCTTTTACTTACTGTTATTTTTGTggagattcatccatatttttaCAAGTAgacatcatttattcattctcattGCTGGATAGCAGGAATTGTCAAATTAGGGCTCATGGGCCAGCtgatgattttgtaaataaagttttattagaacacaggcATGCCCATTTCTTTACATCTTGGCTGCTTTCAtactacaatggcagagttgagtagttaaaACAGAGATCACATGGCCCATAAGACCTTACTATCTAGTCCATTACAGAAAAAGTTTTCCAACTTCTGCTATATAGTATGAATTATATGCCTATGCCACAATCTACATATTCATTCTACTTTGCATAAACAACtgtgttgtttctagtttggggctatAAATTTAGGGCGTTACCATATTCAGcaagtaaaaatatagaattcCCAGTTAAAATTGGAATTTTAGACAAACCAACAATATTTTTAGTAGATCCCAAATATGGCCTGGCCACCCTGGGCTATGAGAACAGTATGGCCACTAACATTTAAATATGTGTCTTTTGGTGAAAACATATAcacagttcttttggatatatttctGGAGTGAATTGTGTATGTTCACATTCAGCAGATACTAATAAAGGgttttttaaagcagttattCAAATTGATACTCTCATTGGCAGTGTATGATTTAGTTGTCAATCATTAATATAGttagtccttttaattttaaccagTCTGATAGGTGTGTAGTAGTATCCCACTGTggtctttatttgcatttccctgatgactaattggtttgagcatcttttcacgtgctcAATttgacacatgcacacatgctcatTGACCATTTGGATATGGGATTTGTGTGCGTGTATGCGTAGTGCCTATTTAAGACTTTTggccattttttgttgttgttgggttatCTGCCTTTTCCATGCTAGTCAATGATTTATGGCACGATCTGGCATAAAATGGTGAAGTGGAacaatcagatttttttctctcttttttcctctttcattctctctttctctggaataTGACCTgaaaaagatgtggaaaaaaaaaaagatgggttttGGCATGACAGGATCTGAAAATTCATTAGGTGACAGAGCATCACCGGCCAACAGAACTTTCTCAAATGACAGGAATGCTCTGTATCTGAGATCCTCACTAGCCTCAGGTAGCCTCATTGTTTGAAAGGTGGCAGTTGTGACTGGGAAGTGATAGTtacattttagttaattttaattaattcaagtTTAAATAGATACATGGGGCCAGAGGCTACATAATTGAATAATACAGATCTCATAGATGGGCCAAGCATAAGCCAGTTATGAATAAGCTAGTGTAGGGATCCTAGCTAAGATAGTCAAAGgagagtttcttctttttttttttattaaagttttaatttttttaaagtaatctctttacccaacgtggggctagaactcatgacactgagatcaagagtcacctgctctagTAACTGAGTCAATCAGGTGCCTCTCAAAGGAGAGCTGTTTCTAAATTCCCAGGAGCTGTTGAGATGAGACTGATCTGAAGAGTTTTGAGTGGCTGGAGCTGTTTTCATGTCCCCTCTTACAGTGGTCTGATTTTATTGTTGTTCCTGTTCTTAGATTTCTGTAAGATTGCATCTCCCTTGTACTGCCCCAATGCTGGTTTTTCAGCTTTTCTGTGTTCTTAAGTAAACACAATGAAATGAATCTTTTCCAAGTGACTTTGCTGTGACTAAATTGACTAGTTAGCTCAGAATACTACAAAGTCTTCTCCCTCAGGAAGAACCAAATTTTACCACTAAGACCTTGACCAGACTTGCCAGCTTTACTAGTACCTCTTGAGGTGGCTGCAAAATTCATAACACCTTTCCCTCTCTGGGAAGACTCCCAGACACACAGGAATAGGTCCTGAGTGACCATATCTAAGATGACAAGATCATCTTCTCTCTGGAGGAGTGGTTCCAAAACCTTCATGCAGGTCTGAATCAGCTGGAGGACTTCTAACAACACAGTTTGTGGGATCCATCTCTACAGTTTCTTTGCCAGTGGATCTGTGGATAGGGCCCCGGCATTTGCATTTGtaacaagttctcaggtgataCTGATGTTTTGGATCTGGGGCCCCAcactttgggaaccactgctGTAGATAATTAACTCAGGGATAGTCACCCTGAGATAGGGCTATCAGCTTGTCTCAGGAATTTGTGACTCGGAACAAAGAGATGTGGAGACTGAGGGCTGTTAAAGCAGCCCTCTGAAGAGAAGTTCCAAAAACTACCACTGTTTCAGTTCTCTGAGCTGGTCAGTTCCTGCTTGTAGGTGGAACCTTGGTTACTTAATCCTGTCACTTAATCCTATtactttattttccataaattggCCACAGAAAAGTTTCTGTTGCCTGCTCCTAAAAGAACTAGAACTAAGACACAAGTTAACATCAGTTACGGGTcccaccagaaaaacaaaaaccattcgaagtatttaaaatagatataatacAGTACAGGAAATTGGTCATGGGGTGTTAGAAAGTCTGAGAAGCCAAATGTGCAATAAGAGATTAGCAAGAGCAGGAAGCTACCTCTACCCCTACGCTGGAAGGACAAGGGGAGAAAGTGGCATTAATAGAGGCTGGGGTGAAGTGGAAGAAGGTCCAACCTTGATGGGAAACATGGGAAACATGGGAAATGCTGCTGCCCTTGCCAGAAACATCATCCAATGTTACTCTGTGGAAGTGGAAGTGGAGAAGTACCCTGGTCTCATGCTTTCTATTGCTTCTAACCTCTCAGCAGTGCCTCTCTCTGCTCAGGAGCCTGGGGAAGATGATCTGTGATAGTGAGGACAGCTTGGGGTAGTGAGGAAGGACAAGGCATGGATCTGAAAACAAGCCAAGGACTAGCACTGTTCAATGTGGATTTCTCATGTTTTGTTCTTCAAAGTACACTTTGTTTACTTACAAATTAGTGATATAATATGTGCTCGCTATATAGTTTCTAATAGTTTCttgttaacacatttttaaaaatttaagtagctCTTTATCATTTCATAATTAAGGTGGTGATTTGAGATAATCTTCAGGGGAAAATTGCAAATGATAACAAGAACTAGTATCTGAATTTTCAATGTCAgaagtgtttttatttgtctcatcTAATTTAGTGCTCAAAAATCTTGTGAAGTAGGTTTTACTGTTAACTCCATTTTAAGAATAAGGAAATCGAGGCGCAGAGGAGAGTAAGCAACACAGAATAAGCAAAGTCATGTCGCTCAAAAGTGGTAAAATGGCACGATCCCAAACCTGGGCTCAGCACATAACTTCAATTGTTACAAACACCAAGCTATTGTGTGAAAACACATGCAAAGCTAcaaacttaaaattctttctctgtttatATCTCCCATTTCCTCCCTTATCTAAAACCCAAAGTGTAGAGTAAAACCTTGTAACCAGAACTGAGAGAGGTTATTTTGAAAGATCAGCAAAATACCCCAAGGCACTaccttcccccctcctccacctgtaGATGGTCAATTAAATCTATTCTCCATAGTCCCACAGCTTCCTAATTAATAGGCAATGATCATGGGGGCAAGACAGGGTCTTTCAGAAGATCATTCTAGAACAACagcaatcatttaaaaagaaaagaaaaaaaaaagcaaagaaacccTTTGAGCATATAAATCAAGCTAGACAGAGTGGGTGTGTTTGATGTCTCAGGAGACTACTTAGTCACTGAGAAttaaatacaaacacatacaaTGAGAGTATGTGAATGTATGTGCAAGCATCtcatagagaggtagagagagacagTAGTTCCCTTCTGTCTAGATAGAAGTTGTTAATCCTCCTCTGGTCCCACATCCACAGACTGCATTTCTGACGCTGAAGAGCCATCTTTGTTTCCCCTGGTTACCAATGAAACAGCATGCAGGGATCAGTTCAAATCCGTCACCACTTACAGAAAAATGCTTCCAAATATAATACCTTACTTTCTGTATTTGTTacctatatttatttctattgaatAGGAAGGACAGCTCACACGTGTGCATTCACACATTTCTGTGCTTAGAGTCTACTGTATATGACGTCCTTTATACTTAGAAAGGAGCTGTGTAACATGGCACATCCCTATATTAATTGCtatagaaaatggaattttttttttctgcaggcAGGCTCCATCTTCTCCTTCATTGCTGAAGACCCAAGAGAAATTGGTGTAAAGTGATTTGTCCTATAAAGTTACTCCTCAGAGTATACCTCAATAATATACTTTTATCTATAAGGATAAGCCCTGCCTTACAGAGAGTCTCCACATCCAATTTATTGACTCGATAAATTTCAGGCTCACTGATTATGTTTCCATCTAAAAGCTTTACACAGTTATAAAACTGGAGAGCCTTTAGAATCATTTCAGGTCAAGtttctttctgaatatttttccacAATGAGCTGTAACACATTGAGCCTACCCATTAACTAGAATATCACTGATTATATTCTTGATCTGATGGCCAAGGGAACATTTGCATTGTCTGGGTTCCATCTAACACAATATTTGAAATGGATAGAATAGCTCAGAACATTCAAAGTTATCTTCCTTCAGTGGAGAAAAATGTGTCTGGTCTGTAAGAAATAGGCTGCTTAAGAGAAAATCAGAATTCAGCACTAAAACTCCTCTCTCAGCAAAAcaaagcatctctctctctcccctgagATCCTCAACCACTTCCATGAATATTTTCCTCTTGAACCCAAGTTAGTGTTGcataatgaaatgagaaaataagagtGATGAGCTTTCCACCAATAATTAGGTGGAGTTGTTTGAAATCCTTAtcgtgaattttttttttttccccacaagatTTACAGTCTTCTAGAGATTTTGCTAGTGGAAATAAGGATTTGAGCTGATCCTTATTTGTGATTGAGACACATCAAGTGCCATCATAATTTACCTTTACAACTGGATTAACTGGATGAATTGATTTCTTCTATTCACTTAAAAAGACACCTGGAGATTTGCTCTCGGTGTTAATTTTTGATAATACTTGATATTCATTGAATAATGAAAAAGGTCACGGAAAAATTTCGCATATTGAAAGCGAAATAAGATCTTCCTGAAGGGTCAGAACTCTGCTACAACACCTTTGGCTTACCTTTAACTAAACCTTTGCCTGTGTTAAGATCTTGGCATTCATGAACAGCACGATGTTGTCTGGCttaggtcatttaaaaaatatttcagagaaaggtATGGGAAACGAGGGGAGAGTGCTGCGGATCTAAAAGCCCATGTGCACATATGTGTTGTCCATTCAAACTTTAACAAGGACGTCGTCCTGCGTCCTCCCGGGAGCGGAGCGCCGTCGGAGCGGAGCGGGAAGTCAGCTGCAGGCAAGAACAAAAGCATGGCTGCTGATAGTACTATCTCTGCCGccgcagcaggctccctgaccGAGGGTTGCAGCGACTGTCGATTACAGCGCATTTTTCTCAGTGACAGCCTCCGTTATCCCGTCAGCTCAGCCAACTAAGCTGGTCCCCGCGTTCTGGCTGGTCGCCCCGACTCCGTTaaatgggggaaggagagaggacgGAAAGGTGAATTGTACTTAAGTGGGGCACACGGCGATTTCCCGATTGTCTTCGGGGCCGGCACCGCCTCATCGTCCGGGACGCGGGGGAATTCCAGGACCGCTTTTAACCCAGAAACCAGTGCGTCCTATTAATTAGTTTCTACGCGCAGGGAAGGCAGTGAAAGGCTTCATCTTCTCTTTCCAGCAGGGGCCAAGAGCCGGGTCGGTCAGAGCCGCCCGGCCCGTGCGCACCAGCGCCGGACCCCTGGTGGCCCTCCGAGCCGGCGGCGGGCGGAGTGGAGGTCAAGTCAAAGGGCACGACCGCTGggtgccctccccctccccgccctcgcAGGCGCTGTCCGCAGGTCGGCTTCGCGAACGACCACCGCTAACGCCGCACGgctggagggcggggagggggggcgggtcCCGGTGGGGGCGGGACCAAGGGGTGGGGACGGAGCGGCCGAGGGATACGTCGGGAAGTGTAGTTCTGCGAGCCCCACTTAGCGTGGCCGCCCAGGCTGTGCTTGCGAGAGCGAGACTACAACTCCCAGGGGTGTGCGGGCCCAGCTGGGGAGTCCATGCGCAGTGGGCGCCACATTGTATCCTATCAGGCGAGGAGAGGGTGATGTCACCTGCGAGTTGGTAACCTACGGGCGGCTGTGAAGGAAACTGTTTAACCGGATCCCATTGTACCCGGAGCGCAGAGCCGCCTTTCCAGCATGCAGGGGCTGCTCAGGTAAGGGGGACGTGCCGCCTCGCCCGCCGCACTCATTCATTAAGTAGCACCGCGCGGTGGCGCGGGGGTGGGCGCGCTTCCTCCGGCCGAGCGCTGGGTTCGCGGCGCGCCCTCCCGCTGCCTCTCCGGAGCCCCAGGGCCAGTAGGTAAATATTAAACCCGTCCTTCAGGTTGGGTCTGGGTGGGAACGGGACCTAGACAGCTCCCAGCTGCCAAGCTGGGTTTGGGAAAATGGCTGCAAGCGCGGCGAAAAGCTGGGCGAGCCCCGAGGAAGGCGCCCCCGGAGACAGgggtccctccctcctttctttcggAGTCGCTGGGATGCCGAGAGGGCAGGCAGGGTACCACTCGCCGCCCTGCCGCGGCGTTGGGGCGCCGGGGGGGCGCGGCCTCGGCCGGGGGCTGCGGGCCCCGCCGCGGTCGGGAGCTGCGCGCCCGGGAGGCTCCGAGGCAGGCGCGGTGGACTCGGAGGTGGCGACGGGGAAGGAGGGACTCGTTTACCCGCCGGCCCGCGTCCGAGCAGAACCCCACACATCGCCGCAGCCCTCACTCCAAGGTTTATTCGAAAGGGACGGGGTGACTAATTCCCAAAAAGTTGGAAGCCAAAGGTCTCCCTGGAGAGGAGGGAAACTCCTCGCGCTGCGGAAGGAGCAGGGGGGTGTTGGCGGACGGCGGGGAGCGGAGGCTGCGCCGCCTGCGGATCGGGTTCGTGGCGTCGCCGGGCGCTCCCGCCTCTCCCCGCCGGGAAGGGCGCATCTCGGCTCCCCCGGCTCCGATCGCGCCCGCCACAAAGAGCACCTGAGCGAGGGGGGAGCATCTGCCCCAAACCCTGGGCTGGGAGGTGGTGAGGCGGTGCGGGGCGTCGAATAATCCAATGATGAGGCTCGCTgtggggcaggagggctgggcAATAGGAACCAGCTGGTGTCGAAAATCCAACTGCTTGGAGTGGGCTTGCCCTCCTACTTGAGACGCGCGCGAGGCCCGAACTCTACATAAATAGAGTCCTCTGGATTTCCTTTCCCTAGCACCCTCATTCTTTTCATCATATTCATTCATCAAACCCTGCGAATGGCTCTTAAGTTGTTCTCAGCCTGGCGTTGGGGTGTtctgctcccccgcccccggcccccttctaaaatattttagtggGCCCAGGAATAGATACCTACGCTTTGTTTCCTCCGCCTCGGTCCCCCGTCCGATCTCCACCCGCCAGAGAGCGAGCGTCAAGAGCAAATGCTACCCGTGACCGTTTTTGCTCTCCTTGAGTTGGTAGTTGCCTGAGACTGGAGAAGGACCGAGTGAATTGAAGCGGAGTTTGTCTGCAAGATGAATCCCGTTGCCATGGCGACTCCTGCCGTCGGAATCTTAACTGCTCCCACTGCTGTTTCAATTCGATGTGGCTCTGCGGGCAGCTGGGAGGGCGTGGCCAGTGGGTGTGTTCAAATGCTCGTTCCGGGCCCAGCTGCTCTCGCTTCTTCACGCATTTCACAGTCCGGGCCTCTCGCCGTTCTCTTCCAAGTAGCTTGGACGCGGTTCAAAACCCCTTACCCCACTCTGTGTGCCCGTACCTGGACTCTCCCCTCTCTGTAGAAGTCAGAGTTCGGAGCCTGTTTCTTGAGGCAAGCTCTGAAAACTACAGTGGAATGATCTCTTTTGCCTTACAGGCTAGATGCATACTTTTCCTAATACTGTACCTGACTGGGTTAGAGGCAGCTTTCTCAAGGAGGGCGTGTCCTCTGTTTTGCAAGTAGAGAGTCAGGCCACCAGTGATGGGCCTCAATTTGCTCTGGGTGCAGTTCTCTGGAAATTTATAGGGACAACTAATGACTGAAATTGAATTCTGGAAGTCAGTATCATCCCTTGTGGTTCTCATAAAATCTAAAAGCCTGCCGCCTGCCTAAAGGATGCAGGTCCTTGAAAATGAGGCAGACTGGGCAGAGATCTAGGAGGCCTGaatcttgctctgcctgtgtcattGCTGGCTGCCCCACCCTGGGGTTAACCCTGTACCTCAGGGGACCTTGGGCAGTAGTAATGTGGGGGAGGGATAGATAGGGTTTCCCAAAGTTGATCCTAGGTATAAAATCTTGGCGACTCTACAAAGGGAcctggtttttgtcttttctcaaaataatctGAAGAGTTGTTAAATTCAGCTTCTGACACTGTGGTTTTGAGTTAATATCTCTGAGCCTTACTTGTATGACTTGACTGGCAAAGGAACCGGGCTCTTCATGGCAGTCCTTCAAACGGGGGAAGGCAGTCATGTTACTATTTGtaataatatttctaatatta
This Canis lupus familiaris isolate Mischka breed German Shepherd chromosome 8, alternate assembly UU_Cfam_GSD_1.0, whole genome shotgun sequence DNA region includes the following protein-coding sequences:
- the LOC119876524 gene encoding uncharacterized protein LOC119876524, which encodes MTAFPRLKDCHEEPGSFASQVIQLLGRERREARTVKCVKKREQLGPERAFEHTHWPRPPSCPQSHIELKQQWEQLRFRRQESPWQRDSSCRQTPLQFTRSFSSLRQLPTQGEQKRSRVAFALDARSLAGGDRTGDRGGGNKAVRASRASQVGGQAHSKQLDFRHQLVPIAQPSCPTASLIIGLFDAPHRLTTSQPRVWGRCSPLAQVLFVAGAIGAGGAEMRPSRRGEAGAPGDATNPIRRRRSLRSPPSANTPLLLPQREEFPSSPGRPLASNFLGISHPVPFE